The genomic region TCTACTTCGCCCCTGGTGACCTTGGCTTCAAGGTCTTTGAAACCCGGTATGCGAAGATCAGTGTCTTGATTTGCTGGGACCAATGGTTTCCAGAAGGTGCACGACTCGCCGCCCTAGCCGGTGCCGATATTATTTTCTACCCCACCGCCATTGGCTGGAGTCGCGACGAACCAGAACTTCGTGAAAAATATGCACAAGGCTGGGAAATCTCGATGCGAGCCCATGCCATCGCCAACGGAGCTTACGTCGTTGCCGTCAATCGAACTGGTAGCGAAGGTGACATGGCATTTTGGGGCCGCTCCTTTGTAGCCGGCACCATGGGTGAAATCCTAGTGCAAGCTGAGGACGACCAAGCTTCTAACCTTGTGGCAGAGTGCGATTTAGCAGCGGCTGAGTTAATGCGCCGAGAATGGCCATTTTTTAGAGACCGGCGAATCGATTCGTATGGTCCCCTACAAAAGAGATTTATAGATGAGTGACCATCAAATAATCAC from Deltaproteobacteria bacterium harbors:
- a CDS encoding carbon-nitrogen hydrolase; translated protein: MAAQPVRVGMVQMTCGPDTAANFTKAEAGIRDCAQKGAQIICLQELVGTLYFCHEENYDHFELAHAGDGEIIQRFQDLAKELEAVIIVPFFERRASGLYHNSAAVLDADGSHLGIYRKMHIPDDPGFMEKFYFAPGDLGFKVFETRYAKISVLICWDQWFPEGARLAALAGADIIFYPTAIGWSRDEPELREKYAQGWEISMRAHAIANGAYVVAVNRTGSEGDMAFWGRSFVAGTMGEILVQAEDDQASNLVAECDLAAAELMRREWPFFRDRRIDSYGPLQKRFIDE